One window from the genome of Cyprinus carpio isolate SPL01 chromosome B1, ASM1834038v1, whole genome shotgun sequence encodes:
- the LOC122135899 gene encoding coagulation factor X-like — translation MSWVFWNFLCLFLIHCVSSEVFLHSRDASQVLSRRRRANTMFEELKKGNMERECVEERCSYEEAREIFEDVKKTDEFWHKYVDGDACLSHPCLNGGECRDAIGPPYTCFCHQGYKGYNCEIVIPALCESENGGCDHFCRVERNNIVCSCAKGYELANDGKSCQSQDPFKCGAVHPQKTRSILNNIHINHTENEEETTVEPVTDSTNPPVNDTTSMFGLLKQEMDLEEESLPAESPGRKTRIVNGVKCLPGDCPWQALLINEDNIGFCGGTILNEYIVLSAAHCMNQSLSIRVVVGEHNTLVNEGHEVTHDVDKILIHKNYMAETYHNDIALIKLSKPIRFSRFIIPACLPQHDFAERVLMLQEDGMVSGFGRVREGGPQSTFLQKLTVPYVDRAKCMESSKFKISNRMFCAGYDQEDKDACQGDSGGPHVTRYKSTWFVTGVVSWGEGCARKGKYGVYTQVSKYISWINNAMSKVMPQTEASIKPKAKRELLRKTPVCRV, via the exons ATGTCTTGGGTCTTCTGGAATTTTCTCTGCTTGTTTCTAATACACTGTGTGAGTTCAGAAG tcttcctccacaGTCGAGATGCCAGTCAGGTCCTGAGCCGGCGCCGGCGCGCCAACACCATGTTCGAGGAGCTAAAGAAGGGAAACATGGAGCGCGAGTGTGTTGAGGAGCGCTGCAGTTATGAGGAGGCCAGAGAAATCTTCGAGGATGTTAAAAAGACG GATGAGTTCTGGCACAAGTATGTTG ATGGAGACGCGTGTTTGTCCCACCCGTGTCTCAACGGCGGCGAGTGTAGAGACGCGATCGGGCCGCCGTACACGTGTTTCTGTCATCAAGGCTATAAGGGCTACAACTGTGAGATCG TAATTCCTGCGCTCTGTGAGAGCGAAAACGGAGGCTGCGATCATTTCTGCAGAGTTGAGAGGAATAATATCGTCTGTTCGTGTGCTAAAGGCTACGAGCTGGCCAATGACGGGAAGTCGTGTCAGTCTCAAG ATCCTTTCAAATGTGGCGCCGTCCATCCTCAGAAGACCAGAAGCATCTTAAACAACATACACATCAACCACACTGAGAATGAAGAGGAGACCACCGTCGAGCCTGTCACAGACTCCACCAACCCTCCCGTCAACGACACAACCAGCATGTTTGGTCTCCTCAAGCAGGAGATGGATCTGGAGGAGGAATCCCTCCCGGCTGAGTCCCCAGGGAGAAAAACGAGAATCGTGAACGGTGTGAAGTGTCTTCCTGGAGACTGTCCATGGCAG GCTCTTCTCATCAACGAAGACAACATCGGCTTCTGCGGCGGCACCATCTTAAACGAGTACATCGTTCTGTCGGCTGCTCACTGCATGAATCAGTCGCTCTCCATCCGGGTGGTTGTAG GTGAGCACAACACGCTGGTTAACGAGGGTCATGAGGTCACGCATGACGTAGACAAGATTCTGATTCACAAGAACTACATGGCTGAGACCTACCACAACGACATCGCCCTCATCAAGCTCAGCAAGCCAATCAGATTCAGCAGATTCATCATCCCCGCCTGCCTTCCGCAGCATGACTTCGCCGAGCGCGTGCTGATGCTCCAGGAGGACGGCATGGTGAGCGGCTTCGGCCGAGTGCGCGAGGGCGGCCCCCAGTCCACCTTCCTGCAGAAGCTGACCGTGCCGTACGTCGACCGTGCCAAGTGCATGGAGTCCAGCAAGTTTAAGATCTCCAACCGCATGTTCTGCGCCGGATACGATCAGGAGGACAAGGACGCGTGTCAGGGCGACAGCGGCGGGCCGCACGTGACGCGCTACAAAAGCACGTGGTTCGTGACGGGCGTGGTGAGCTGGGGCGAAGGGTGCGCCCGGAAGGGCAAGTACGGCGTCTACACGCAGGTCTCCAAATACATCTCGTGGATCAATAACGCCATGTCCAAAGTCATGCCGCAGACGGAAGCGTCTATTAAACCCAAAGCTAAGCGGGAGCTGCTTCGGAAGACGCCCGTATGCAGAGTCTGA